The DNA sequence ATAAGAGGGAGACTTAACATGGAGGTCAAAATGTTTAATCAGCCTTTAAGAAAAAGTTACCGCTCTTTGCTTTACATAATCCTGACAGTCCTATTACTCCTTTTTCCGTCTATTTCCTTTGCTGATGCAGACAGGATTTTTAAGGAAAACAGCAAGGCTGTTGTGATAGTAATTGCTTATGATGAAAAAGGCAATCGGATAAGTCAGGGAAGTGGGTTTATTGTGAGGGAAGATGGAGCCATAGTTACAAACTACCATGTTATAAGCAACGCAAGGAATATCAAGATAAAGGTAGGGGATAAAACCGTAGATGTTGAAGGTTTAATTCATATAGATAAAGAAAATGACCTTGTTATTCTAAAAATAAAGGGAGAAAATCTCCCCACTGTAAGACTTGGAGATATTGAAAAGGCAAGTGTTGGAGAAAAAGTCTATGTCATAAGCAGTCCACAGGGGTTTGAAAATACAATCTCTGAGGGGATATTAAGCGGGATATGGGAGATAGTAGGAACAAATAAAAAGATTCTCCAGATTACTGCACCTGTTTCAAGGGCTGGTCAGTGGCAGTTTAAGAGAGGTGTAATAGATAAGTGGATAGGTGAGGAGGCGTTAAAAAGAGTAACACAAAACAAGAGAACTTACTCAAAAAAGCAGATGAAAACAATTTACAGTATGGAAAAAATTTAGCGGAATATTATTGGCAAATTTCAATATGAAAGAGGAGATAATAAGATATGACTAAGAATACCTTACCACAAAAACAAAGGAAACAAACAACAATGTTTGGAAGTTGCGAGTTTTCATCTTATGAAGAGATTATGGAGGCCTATGCTAAGGAATTTGCAAATTATGTTCTTCCTAAAGGAGATACCATATTTGGCTTTTGGATGCAGACATTGGCTGATTTAGAATTTTTGGATTTGGAATTACAGGGATTAACCGACAAATACACGATTGACCCTATAAATAGAGTAGTTGAACTCAAAGGTGACGAGGAATTTATTAGATTAAGAGTTGCCCATCTTGAAAAAGTTAAAGGGAAAACAACCCTTTATACTGAC is a window from the Candidatus Kryptobacter tengchongensis genome containing:
- a CDS encoding Trypsin-like peptidase domain-containing protein, encoding MFNQPLRKSYRSLLYIILTVLLLLFPSISFADADRIFKENSKAVVIVIAYDEKGNRISQGSGFIVREDGAIVTNYHVISNARNIKIKVGDKTVDVEGLIHIDKENDLVILKIKGENLPTVRLGDIEKASVGEKVYVISSPQGFENTISEGILSGIWEIVGTNKKILQITAPVSRAGQWQFKRGVIDKWIGEEALKRVTQNKRTYSKKQMKTIYSMEKI
- a CDS encoding DNA methylase, whose amino-acid sequence is MTKNTLPQKQRKQTTMFGSCEFSSYEEIMEAYAKEFANYVLPKGDTIFGFWMQTLADLEFLDLELQGLTDKYTIDPINRVVELKGDEEFIRLRVAHLEKVKGKTTLYTDLVDKFGDTNAYAFHNLYPYKGKFYPRVVRTLINAFKLKEGSIILDPFNGSGTTTHEASLMGIKSVGIDITPMGIIISELKNDLLFIEE